In one window of Onychomys torridus chromosome 7, mOncTor1.1, whole genome shotgun sequence DNA:
- the Snapc5 gene encoding snRNA-activating protein complex subunit 5: protein MLSRLQELRKEEETLLRLKAALLDQLNRLKVEELALQSMISSRRGTETLSSQPAPEQLCDMAVHVDNEASINQTTLKLSTRSPMEVEEEEEEEEEESDS, encoded by the exons ATGCTAAGCCGGCTACAGGAGCTCCGCAAGGAGGAGGAAACGCTTCTGCGTCTAAAGGCGGCCCTACTCGACCAACTGAACCGCCTCAAG GTGGAAGAACTGGCCCTCCAATCCATGATAAGTTCTCGAAGAGGGACTGAGACACTCTCTTCTCAGCCTGCACCTGAACAGTTGTGTGAT ATGGCAGTGCACGTAGACAATGAAGCGTCCATCAATCAAACCACACTGAAGCTGAGTACAAGGAGCCCTAtggaggtggaagaggaggaggaagaggaggaagaagaatctgATTCGTAA